One Lepus europaeus isolate LE1 chromosome 7, mLepTim1.pri, whole genome shotgun sequence DNA segment encodes these proteins:
- the SC5D gene encoding lathosterol oxidase: MDLVLGAADYYFFTPYVYPATWPEDDIFRQTISLLIVTNLGAYILYFFCATLSYYFVFDHALMKHPQFLKNQVYREIKFTVQSLPWISIPTVSLFLLELRGYSKLYDDIGEFPNGWIQLVFSVISFLFFTDMLIYWIHRGLHHRLVYKRIHKPHHIWKIPTPFASHAFHPVDGFLQSLPYHIYPFVFPLHKVVYLGLYVLVNIWTISIHDGDFRVPHVLKPFINGSAHHTDHHMFFDYNYGQYFTLWDRIGGSFKNPSSFEGKGPLNYVRKMTEEQCNSHAENDPKNDKLSNGEFTKTE, encoded by the exons ATGGACCTTGTTCTCGGAGCGGCAGATTACTACTTCTTCACGCCGTATGTCTATCCAGCCACATGGCCAGAGGATGACATCTTCCGGCAAACGATCAGTCTCCTCATTGTAACCAACCTTGGCGCTTACATCCTGTATTTCTTCTGTGCAACCCTGAGCTACTACTTTGTCTTTGATCATGCGTTAATGAAGCATCCACAATTTTTAAAG AATCAAGTCTACCGGGAGATTAAGTTTACGGTCCAGTCATTGCCATGGATAAGTATTCCCACTGTTTCATTGTTCCTGCTGGAGCTAAGAGGTTACAGCAAGTTGTATGATGACATAGGAGAGTTCCCGAATG GCTGGATCCAGCTCGTTTTCAGTGtgatttccttcctctttttcacCGACATGCTTATCTACTGGATTCACAGAGGCCTTCATCACAGACTGGTGTATAAG CGCATACATAAGCCTCATCACATCTGGAAGATTCCCACTCCATTCGCAAGTCACGCGTTTCACCCTGTGGATGGCTTCCTTCAGAGTCTGCCTTACCACATCTACCCTTTTGTCTTTCCATTACACAAGGTGGTTTATTTGGGCTTGTACGTCTTGGTTAACATCTGGACGATTTCCATTCATGATGGGGATTTTCGCGTCCCCCACGTGTTAAAGCCATTTATTAATGGCTCAGCTCACCACACAGACCACCACATGTTCTTTGACTACAACTATGGACAGTATTTCACTTTGTGGGATAGAATTGGAGGCTCGTTCAAAAATCCTTCCTCTTTCGAGGGGAAGGGGCCTCTGAATTACGTGAGGAAGATGACCGAAGAACAGTGCAACAGCCATGCAGAAAACGATCCTAAGAATGACAAACTATCCAATGGAGAGTTTACCAAGACTGAATAG